The following are encoded in a window of Candidatus Dependentiae bacterium genomic DNA:
- the miaA gene encoding tRNA (adenosine(37)-N6)-dimethylallyltransferase MiaA, whose protein sequence is MKLKQPYMFIIYGPTAVGKTDFALNIAQKVPAEIVNLDMGQFYTALSIGTAKPDWRSMPVPHHLFDVVDEARNFTVAEYRAKLFTTLHDIWQRGNLPILVGGSGFYLKSIFYPPVSPIPIDHSRYDTLPVDQAWRMLHEVDPDRAAAINPNDAYRIKRALAIWHATGQKPSEQAPIYEPPCPFLLVSLLRERHELYAKIDARVHEMLRAGWVEEVTALRGTPWEQFLRSKKIIGYDDLLHYLDGEHSEQALKLVVHTIQQKTRNYAKRQLTFWRMLDRTLQKALQAEGIHAIPPSEIVSINLTLFDVDLYIEQLSDRLMTLFE, encoded by the coding sequence ATGAAATTAAAACAACCATATATGTTTATTATTTATGGCCCAACTGCGGTTGGTAAGACTGATTTTGCGCTGAACATTGCGCAAAAAGTTCCTGCTGAAATTGTTAATCTTGATATGGGGCAGTTTTATACGGCTCTTTCTATTGGTACTGCCAAGCCCGATTGGCGATCGATGCCAGTTCCTCACCATCTTTTTGATGTCGTAGATGAAGCGCGCAATTTTACGGTGGCCGAATATAGGGCAAAACTTTTTACAACATTGCACGATATTTGGCAACGAGGCAATCTGCCGATTCTAGTCGGTGGTTCTGGGTTTTATCTTAAGTCTATTTTTTATCCACCCGTTTCGCCTATTCCTATTGACCATAGTCGGTATGATACGTTACCGGTTGATCAAGCATGGCGCATGTTGCATGAGGTTGACCCTGATCGCGCTGCTGCCATTAATCCGAATGACGCCTACCGCATTAAGCGTGCGTTAGCAATTTGGCATGCGACTGGACAAAAGCCTTCCGAACAGGCACCGATATACGAACCGCCTTGTCCATTTTTATTAGTATCATTACTCAGAGAGCGTCATGAGTTGTATGCAAAGATAGATGCACGCGTTCATGAAATGCTCAGGGCTGGGTGGGTTGAGGAAGTTACTGCATTACGTGGTACGCCATGGGAGCAATTTTTGCGATCAAAAAAAATAATTGGTTACGATGATTTGCTGCACTATCTTGACGGTGAGCATTCTGAACAAGCGTTAAAACTTGTTGTGCATACGATTCAACAAAAGACGCGTAACTATGCAAAACGACAGCTTACTTTTTGGCGTATGCTTGATCGTACCTTGCAAAAAGCTTTACAGGCAGAAGGTATTCATGCTATCCCGCCATCGGAAATAGTGTCGATTAACTTGACTTTATTTGACGTTGATTTATATATAGAGCAGTTGTCAGACAGATTAATGACGTTATTTGAATAA